A stretch of DNA from Rattus rattus isolate New Zealand chromosome 1, Rrattus_CSIRO_v1, whole genome shotgun sequence:
AATTTCTTGTATATGCAAGCATTCCAAGGTCTAAAACTGTTCAGAGACTAAATATTTCATTAAGAGATACTCAAGTTATACTAAAAATCAGGATTCAAGTAATTAatcttgaattaattttaataaaagtagGAAAGTAGGATCACTAGTCTCACACTGTCATTGTTATCCCATCATAAAAGCTTTATTCATGCCTGGTTGGTTTATGTGAGATTTCACTTTgtgttttgtggtggtttgaatgaaaatgttcccCATAGACTCAGAGAGTGGGCActcttaggagatgtggccttgttggagtggatgtggccttgttgaagaaagtgtgtcacagtggggcGGGCTTTAGGGTTTCaagtgctcaagccaggcctagtgtttctttcttcctgctgcctgccaatccagatgtagaactcccagctccttctccagcaccagcctGTGAGCTGCCCTGCTTCCccccttaatgataatggactaaacctccaaactgtaagccagccccagttgaatgttttcctttattattttattatatgggtgttttgctagCATGTAtgttgtgtactgtgtgtgtaatGCCTGTGGAGGGGGAACTATAGTTACAGGGGATTGCGAGTCATcaggcaggtgctgggaattgaacccgagtTCTCtctaagagcagtcagtgttctcttaacaactgagccatctctgcagtcctgctgtctgtctgttttgagacaggatgtcactACAGAGTCCAGCAGATCATCATATAAGCCCAGGATGTAAGCCTGGAGTTCTATGCATGTGCGTGAAGGGTGTGCGCTGTGAGTGTTGTGGATTTACATGGGCATAAGCTTTTGAGGCGTGCATTTGTCCTATACAGCCCTGCTCACGCCCAAAACTTCACTGTCAGAACgtatagttttatatattatcACTACCTCTACAAGTGTATAATTATTCTTTCATCCCAGGATCTTAAACAGATACTTCTGCTCTATCACTCTTGCTAGCACCTCTTCCTCAGTTGTGTAACTTCCATGCCGAAAGACCCAGagcttgctgtttttttttaCCGGTCCAGCAGTGAGTTCCCCGGGCTCAAGTCCCAGACAGTTTCCCAGCTTGATCTTGCTACTCTTCCTAACGTTACTCATGCTAAGCCTTGCTTCTTCCAGATCGCCAATCTTCTCCCACGCAGGCATTCTGCTTCCTGTTATCTGCATCTTCATCTCCTTTAATGCTGAtaaccacccccacctccccatcccccgtCTGGATTGTCCCGTATATCCTTACCTCTGCCTATTTAAATGCTACCCATTAAGAGTCACCTCCAGCCACATCCTTTCCATGAGGTCTTTCACAATTGTTTCCACCATAAATAATCCCTCCTGCTAAATGACTGGGACGTTTTTTGTGCCATTTACATGACACATGTCTCTGATTACTTGCATGATGTTCTCTGttcatgcttccttttctttctttctttctttctttctttctttctttctttctttctttctttctttcttccttccttccttccttccttccttccttctttccttcctttcttcctttctaaatgaATGTTTAGGGCCTTACCCTTTGTCAGAGCCACAGCAGTGACAGAGGAAGTTGTTATTTCTAATAATCAGGGAGGCACTGaacaaataaacttaaaaaaaaaaaaacaaaagaagagaaagaaattagaaagtgaGTGAAGAGAGCATGCATGAGTTGTCCTCATCAGAGAGAAGCTGGGCTAATGTGCTGGGGGTGTGCGAGCTCCTGTGCCCGGCCAtcccagagcccagttcttctcagttcttcccagttcttccccaaGAAATTTAAGAATTAGTGACAGACATTGGGAATAGATATAAgtttgaaaagataaaaaaaaaacaaaaaacaaaaccatcgaTGTAAAAGGGAGAGGAGATCTGTCTCTCACTGCCTGAGTGtggggatcaaaggtgtgcacccccaccccGGCTCATTTCATGTACATCCTAACGTGTGCTGCTCGCCTTGCCTCTCTGCAGTctcctgaagaaatgttcagatGTGGACCTCTCCTTCCCCCAGCCACGGCCAGGCTCCAACCTCTTCAGTGGTACAAAGAGAGGGACTGTGTTTCTCACCTCCTACCGGGTAATCTATGCTTTCCTTTTGATTGGCTCATTAGTTCACGCTGATTTGTTCCTAacgctcaaaaaaaaaaaaaaaaaaaaaaccattggttttggttctttttttttttttttcccccggagctggggacccgaacccagggccttgcgcttcctaggtaagcactctaccgctgagctaaatccccagcccctaaccATTGGTTTTGAAGGtggttaaaaacatttttactttgaGACTTCCATTTCgcaggaggatggaaggaaagagaggatgtTTCTCAATTAGGCCACAGTGCCCAAGTGACCTTGAGCTTGCCTTTGCAAGTCTTTCCATGGACAAATTCTGTATTCCTTTCCCAAAGTTTCCTTCCTCACTCAGGTGATTTTTGTGACTTCACGTTCAGACAACGATCCCATGTTGTCTTTTACGATGCCGTTTCATCTAATGAATAACTGCACCATTGAACAGCCCATCTTTGGTGCAAACTACATTAAAGGGACAATTCAGGCAGCTCCAGatggtaagtttttttttctcccctctaaGACCCAGAAAAGATGCTAGAAGATGTAAGACTTAGTTCACGTTAGAACTCAAACAAAAGCTGACCTGCGTGTTTGAGAGCGTGTTCCTTGGTGTCGGTAAGCATTTGCCCCTTCTCCCTCCAGGTGGCTGGGAAGGTTCTGCTACTTTTAAAATAGTCTTCAGGAAAGGAGGTGCAATCGACTTTGCCCAGTTGATGGCCAAAGCTGCCTCTGCTGGTGAGTGATAAAACCAGTAAAGGCCTTAGGGGTTAAGGAGTTGAAACAGGACTATGACTCGACAGAGAGTGGCTGGCCCGGTGTCAGACGTTTGGTATTTCTATATGAATTAATTCAAGCATTTCTGAGTTTACCTatcgtcttagtcagggttcctattcctgcacaaacattaggaccaagaagcaagttggagagggaaagggtttattcagcttacacttccacattgctgttcatcaccaaaggaagtcaggactggaactcaagcaggtcaggaagtaggagctgatgcagaggccacggagggatgttatttactggcttgctttcccctggcttgctcagcttgctttcttatagaacccaagaccaccagcccagggatggcaccacccacaatgggcctccccacccttgatcactaattgagaaaatgccttatagctggatctcatggaggcatttgctcaagggaggctcctttctctgtggtaactccagcttgtgttaagttgacatgcaaaaccagtcagtacacctATTGCGTGTCAAATCCCACACTGCAGCTCCTGTGGTCAGACATCTACATGTGTAAAACTGCTGGTCTTGTGTGCCACATCCTGCACACCTGGATACCTGACTGGAGCGGCTTGGGGATGAGCAAACACCTCTGTGTACAGGATAGCTGGATAGGGTGGGTTTGCTCGCCGGGGTTGGGCAGCCCAGAAAGCCACAAGTGTTGCTAGGAACAGCACAGACAGAAAGGTCAGGTCTCCTCAGTAGAGGACTGTGTGGGAGCAGTCTCAGGCTGGGAACAGCCAACAGTGTCTGTGAGCTCTGTCAATATTTGTGCATGGATTACAGGAAGACTGCCAATTCCCTGAGCCTGGCCTGGGGAAGGCTTTGCTATGTGCATTTTGATCTCCTcgccttggccttggccttgttTGCTTTTGCCATTTATAAGAGGGGACTAGGGACACCTACTGTCCTGCACTACTCACCTCATGGCTTTCTGTGACTGGTGAAATACTCTTCTACGTTTTTATCCAACCTGGCTTCACGCCACCCACGATCCAATCAAGCGGCGCTTTGTGCCTTATCCGCTCTCTTCTccgggttgccattttgttctgtcAGAAAAagctttttctcttgctttttttttctgtccaccTTAAACTCCCATCTAGATGTTAACGGTCTAGTGAAGATGGACATTCTTGGACACATACATGTTTGCTTGAACAGAGGCATGGATACGGTGCCGCAGATAAAATGGTGAAAGGGTATAATGTGTCCGAGTTACTCTAGTGAGTGAACTTTGATGCTGGGGTCATGGTCAAAACTGGTAATCAGGGTAAGTCTGAGAGGAGGAGTTCAACTTAAAGACAAGTAATCTAGCTGGCGCTTTTTAAATGTTGACTATACTGGGCAGTAGTCTAAGCCCTTTACAAGGTCAGCTTGATGCTCATAAAGCCTTAGGGTAAAGAAACTGATACTATGCTCCCTCACTTGATAAATGGGGAAACAAGTTAAGGGATGGTTACATAGTAAATGCTGTTAGCCGCTAAATAACCACAGGCAATGAGACAAAGTTGCTATTAAGTATGCCCATTAAGAAAAGGGCCACGTGGATTTTACCTGGCACCACTAGCCTGTTTATTGTTGACTCCCCTGTAAGGTTGTTCAGTTCCTAGCCGAAATAGAAAGAGTTCTAATTTCGCCAAATTGTCTTCTCAGCTGCCCAAGGAGTTCCACTGAGAGTTGCAAGCTTCTGGATGGGCCCTCTAGGAATTTATGTCATCACTGGAGAGAGGAACATTTATGCCCCACAGGCATACCAAGGTGAGGCGTGGGGAGAGGTGGCCCTAGGAAGTGGAGAAGTATGCCAGACCCCTGACAGTTCACCACAACCTTCCTTCAGGGTTTGGGGCTCTCTTGGCTTTGTTTCCTGGTTGAAACCTAATGCTGAGTAAGCAAATAACCGGACTGGCATTTCAGATCACATCCTGCTTGTTTGCCTGGAAGTCTGCGTGTTTGACAgagggctggcctggaattcgCTGTACACCTTCAGCCCGCTGAGCACTGACGTTTTGTGTGCAGGTTGCAGACTTACTCTGGTCATGGTGCCTAGGGGGCACCTGTCAGTGAGGAGCTCGCTTCCTATGCCAGCCTGAACAGAAAACAATGCTCTGCCAACCTCACCTCCTGTGTTACACTACCATGGTCACCAAGGCTGCCAAGCCCTCCAGCCACACCCTAAGCTTCATGGTCCGGGCCTTTTCACATCCACCATCCAAGATGGAGAGAGTTTCAGGCTTCCATGgactcctggcttgctcagtagGATATGACTGAGGCACCATTGCATTTATTCATAGTATTTTTGAGATCAATGTTAGATGATCTCGTTTTGAAATCCATGTCCCAGGAGTTTCTCACTAGGCTGGAGATGCCTGTCAGCAGGTTTCAGCACTCGAAGGCTGACTTGACACTAAAGGAGACTGCAGAGTATCCGAGGGATTAACAGTGCCCAGCGACAGGAACATGAGCTAGCGGTAGTGTCAAGATAGGCCTCACGGAGGCTGGAGAGGGGCTCAGTTGTGAACAGTCCCTTCTGCTCATCCAGGTACTGACGTTCAGTtgtcagcacccacactgagtggTTCACAACTACTGGACCCAGCCCCAGGGATCTGATCTCATACCCTCTCCAGACAGGCATACCcatggcacagacacacagacacataaataaaaataaaacgtggggtatggtggcatacacctttagtcccagcactcaaactccagaggcagaggtaggtggatctcttcaagttcaaggccagtctggtctccatagtgagtttcaggacagccagaaagacagagagagaccctgtttctgatgatgatgatgatgaaggtgatgatgatggtgatggtgatgatggtgatgatgatgatgacgatggtggtggtggtggtggtggtgatggtggtggtggtggtggtggtgatgatgatgatgatgatgatgatgataggtggtggtggtgatgatggtgatgatgatgatgacgatggtggtgctggtggtgttggtgatggtggtggtggtggtgatggtggtggtgatgatgatggtggtggtgatggtggtggtggtgatgatgatgatgatggtggtcgtaatgatggtgatgatgctttttgtttttcaaaggaaGAGCTTCTGATGTCAGACCCAAACAGCACTTTAGGGTACAGGAAAACAAATTGTTGATTCTTTCCCAGGGTTCCCAGCTCTCTGTGTTAGATTTCTGCTACTGAGATAatttttaggttttgttgttgttttgagatgggtctcAGGTAGCTCAGGCCGATCTCCACCTTACTGTGTATTTGGGGATGCCCTTGAACGTCTGatacccctgcccccacctcccaagcgCTGTCCAGTACCAAACCTAGTTTTAACGACAAGGTCTCCCACTGTGGTTTAGTCCGGCCTGGAATTTATTCTGTaagccatgctggccttgaactgtggCAATCCTTGCCTCAACCTTACCTGGTGCTCGGGGTATAGGTGTGAggctgctgttgtttgtttgttttgctttttctgtgcAGGCTCTAgcattcatgtggaggtcagaggacagcctgtggaaGTCGTGGCTCCCAGGGACTGAGCATGCATTGAAGGCTTGGTGCCGGCCTTTATCTacggagccatcttgctggccctttctttttatttttgtggttagtTGGATTTCTGTCgctgctgttgttttctttctgagacaggctctcatcaTATAGCCcgggctgacctggaacttactattgatgtaaaaataaaaaaagtgcgGAATGGCTCCCTGGAGTACCGTGGCGGTTGTGCTCTTGCTAGCTTATGCTCCAGCAGGTCATCGGAACTAGTGCTGATTTACCTCAGCAGCTCCACGCTGctccaagtactctctgacccaggtagccatctttctacccatctagttcccaaggcgggtcTCTGCCACGCCAGTTTCAGACAGAGACCGGCTATCTCGAGTTGAGGCTCTCgtactgtggactctgctcacatttctagcATCCACCCCCTGGACCGAGTGGTGGCTACCCACTCCTAGTCCTTTGTCGCTGTTCTGTTTACACTCCCAGCATTCGCCCCCTAATAGTTagggtataaactcccaacaacccgttAAAACCAAAACTCAACAAACCGCAACCCAACACtcagatttatatgctaaattctcagtccacactacatccacacaataaacctacaaccaattgataaggatataaaccgcccacctagagaagataaatttgcctacagaaatccatcccaactaggttggcaattcaagaccaccccatctgggtcgtccttctctgcctccatcttgattctccttcctcctccttctctcccgccttacaaaggctttgtccctgccttacctTTTTACTGTTcagtcatggccttgacctaacttgtgctcGCCCCCAGCCCctagggtctctgtgtagccctggctatccagtacctgctctgtagaacagactggccttgaacttcgagatctgcctgcctccccctcccaagtgctgggattaaaggtgggtgacCACCAGCTGGCTGGTTTCCAGGCTCCCAACCTGGTCTGCCCTAGATATCGGACATGTGAGACGACCTTGATCTTATGCCCTTCTGTTGTTCGTCTGGCTTGTTGACTTAAAAGGCAAGAGTGTGCCATGACCAAGGACATCGGACATcattctaggttttttttttctttttttcttttctttttttttttccggagctggggaccaaacacagggccttgcgattgctaggcaagcgctctaccactgagttaaatccccaacccctcattgtaggttttttaaattatagttttattatttgtcttactgagggcttccattgctgtaaagagaaaccatgaccaaggcaactcttataaaggacatttaattggggctggcttacaggttcagagggtcagtccattatcatcatggcgggagcatggcagcatgcagggaggcatggcgctggaggacttgagacttctacatcttgttttGAACAGAAGACAGGCTCCCATGTTGCTAGGAGGAACGTTtcaaagcccccccccccacagtgacacacttcctccaacaaggccacacctcccgatagtgccactccctgggccaagcttattcaaaccacaacattattttaaattacaatgtAATTatgtcccttttcttctttaaaccctcccattttctctctctgtctctctctgtctctctctctctctctctctctctctctctctctctctctctctctctgtctctctctgtctctctgtctctctctctctctctctctctctctcacacacacacacacacacacacacacacacacacagctctatttcaaactcatggcctctttttctttaattgtatgtgtatgcgtgtgtctgtgtgtctgtgtgtgcatgcgtgtgtgtatgtgtgtgtgtgtatgtgtgtgtgtgtattcctaaatataacctgctgagtctatataatatcatttatatataaatgtgttcagggctgaccatttggtactggataatcTATTCGTGTGGTCTTTTCTGGGGAACACTATTTCTTCCACTCAGAGCATTCCTttgttgcctgtagttttttGGCCTAGGGTTGAAACTTTATGGGTTTTCCCCTTCCAGAGCACCATGTCTATCGGTGTCTTCCTCCTTagtcatgtttaggcagccatgctgGTGAGACCTCATGAGTTAGCTTCTCTGACTGTTTTGGGGGACAATACTGGAGGAGAAAGGTAATCATCAGCGTCCCCCAGCTACACACCCTGTGATCTATAACAGCAATCTATCTACACCATGTACTAATACCGCACAGATGTTACGGGAGGAACCAGCCAGTCTCTACTGGATTTAGGGCCCACTCCATTAAGGAACCCTTACCTGACACTGCTAAAATGGCCTAGAACCTGCGACTAGATAGATCACCAGCCTAGGGGGAAAACTAATactgttattctgctaaaggaacacagcaTTAAAACGTTTCATAATGACATACCCATTGATTAGCGTGTCACTCcgtcctcatcagagaagctgcttGTTCCAGGGGGTGGTAATTAACACAGGAACCCCCAACGAGAcaactgcagagagagagagaccccagaccactcagccctaaatgggatattTTCACCaatcctgtctttcttttctatgaaAGGACACCACGATCCAGGCCATTTGTAAAACCAAGCATGTAACTGAAGGATTGCTTACTTAGCGCTCCTGAGGGCAAGTCCATGACTGTCATGGCGAGGAGCACGGTggcaggcaggtgggcctggTGCTGGAGCGGGGCTGAGCTTTTATCTTATAAAGAAAGCAGACAAAGTTAAGTCTGGGCTTGGTATGggcctctgaaacctcaaagccaccccAGTCAACCACCTCTTTCAACAAGACCACAGCTCCTAACCCTTCCTCAACAGTTCACCGCCTGGAACCCAGCATCCAGATACAAGAGCCCGtgggaaccattctcattcagaccaccacaaagAACCCTCCCCTAAAGGCCCAGGGATCCATgcagaagatgaggcagaaagattctagGAGTCAGAGGTGACAGATAACTCCAAGGATccagtgtcttctagacacaacaggactgatgcataTGACTCACAGTCACTGACAGCACATAAAGACCTTCACAAGTTCCAAACAGCAAAAATCCCCTGATCtagaagaggggaggggtggaCACAAAGTAGCTAATCTGTAATTGATacccctgggaaagggaaaatcagtttccCAGATGCAGTGTCACTGGGTATATTAATCACACTCCAGGGCAGACCCTATGCCTAAGAGAGCTGGCCACCACAAAATGGTTTTGTTcccatctttgttttgttttaaggtttagggagatagagagagaaagagagaacatgaggtagggaggggagatgggaagacGGGGAGGAATTTggggagttataaatggttgtgccATGTGGGAACTGGGTAATTGAACCCAAgccttctgaaagagcagccagtgtttttaactactgagccatctcgccagggCCACCCTTCCCCTAAAGTGATCTTGCCCATCCTAGTTTCCAAATTATACTCCTCACTGAGGGTGCTTCTCGTTTCATAACCACGACGAACATTACCAGATAAAACGCGTATGTGCATGACTCTCAGTTATGACCGATGTAACGAGAAGGCTATTTCCAGTTCATTCAGATCACCTCACTAAAAGATACACCATCTCCCCCGAGTAACGGCTAAAGATTTTCCCCTTCGTTTTGCCATTCTCAGTTGCCTATGGAGCCCCACACGCCGGGTACGGAGTTCCACCCTCGGGATACGGAGTCCCACCTGCTGGGTACGGAGCCCCACCTCCCAGATACGATGTCCTACCTTCTGGATACGGAGCTGCGAGATATGGATCCCCTCCTCCTCTATACGTAGCTACCCCTATGGGCTATGGAGTCCCACCTCCTGGGTATGGACCCCTACCTGTGAGATACGGATCCCCACCTCCTGGATACGAAGCCCCCACTATGCAGTATGGCGCCCCACCTCCTACTTACGTAACTACACCTATGGAATCCGGTTCCCCACCTCCCGGATATGAAGCCCCGCCTATTGGGTATGGAACCCCTCTCTCAGGGAGTGAGGCCATACCTTCTGGATCCACATCCCTGCCTGTCGCACAGGAAGCACTACCTGCTGGGTCTGAAGCAGGCC
This window harbors:
- the Wbp2nl gene encoding postacrosomal sheath WW domain-binding protein yields the protein MAVNQNHTVDRRGAAIPHGESLLKKCSDVDLSFPQPRPGSNLFSGTKRGTVFLTSYRVIFVTSRSDNDPMLSFTMPFHLMNNCTIEQPIFGANYIKGTIQAAPDGGWEGSATFKIVFRKGGAIDFAQLMAKAASAAAQGVPLRVASFWMGPLGIYVITGERNIYAPQAYQVAYGAPHAGYGVPPSGYGVPPAGYGAPPPRYDVLPSGYGAARYGSPPPLYVATPMGYGVPPPGYGPLPVRYGSPPPGYEAPTMQYGAPPPTYVTTPMESGSPPPGYEAPPIGYGTPLSGSEAIPSGSTSLPVAQEALPAGSEAGHPTSVAAQNPELQASFPSTSSS